A window of Desulfotomaculum sp. contains these coding sequences:
- a CDS encoding CopG family transcriptional regulator gives MEYQNITLSLPKDILLKAKHIAIEKQTSLSGLLARTLEEIVKREDLYKKARERHLSILNNVPDLGTAGSINWSRGDIHER, from the coding sequence ATGGAGTATCAAAATATTACTCTATCCCTGCCCAAGGATATTTTACTAAAAGCAAAACATATTGCTATAGAAAAACAAACTTCGCTTTCCGGTCTTTTGGCCAGAACGCTTGAAGAAATAGTAAAAAGAGAAGATTTGTATAAAAAAGCGCGTGAACGGCACCTGTCAATACTGAACAATGTTCCTGATCTAGGAACAGCCGGCAGCATAAACTGGTCCAGGGGAGATATTCATGAACGATAA
- a CDS encoding XRE family transcriptional regulator, which yields MKIGRKEIDNKNIGQRMRHEREILGLSREELAEIIGLSDYYVGQLERGERQMSLPVFVKVAGCLHVSLDYLVWGKNSLHNDKYIHDESTAYEIFQNDKDSEEIKELIGKLSIKEVELIKKVIKTIIPYLGKD from the coding sequence ATAAAAATATTGGTCAGAGGATGCGCCATGAGAGAGAAATACTCGGGCTGTCACGGGAAGAGCTTGCAGAAATTATAGGGCTTTCGGATTATTATGTCGGTCAGTTGGAGCGGGGGGAAAGACAGATGAGCCTTCCCGTTTTCGTAAAGGTGGCCGGCTGTTTGCATGTTTCCCTGGATTATCTGGTCTGGGGCAAGAACTCCCTCCACAATGATAAATATATCCATGATGAGAGTACCGCTTACGAGATATTTCAAAACGATAAAGATTCCGAAGAAATAAAGGAATTAATCGGAAAGCTTTCAATAAAGGAAGTCGAGTTAATCAAAAAGGTTATCAAAACTATTATTCCATACCTGGGCAAAGATTAA